From the Winogradskyella forsetii genome, the window TTTCAACATATTTAGAAGACATATTGCATTATTCACCTTCTAAAGGCTTCAGATTTAAGAGGTCTTTTCAGGAATCCACTTTATCTCTTCAGCTTGCAAATCATGTGACAACTTCCGTGCCAATACAAAAAGATAGTCAGATAGTCTATTGATATACATGAGGGTTTCGGGTTGAAACGGTTCTAAATCATTAAGATGTGACGCCAAACGTTCCGCTCTACGGCAAACGGTGCGTGCAATGTGACAGAATGACACAGTTTGATGTCCTCCTGGTAAAACAAAGTGCGTCATTTGTGGAAGACTGTCTTCCATAATGTCCATTTCTTTTTCTAGTTTATCAATGTCTTCGTTGGAGATCTTCGGAATTTTTAAGCGTTGCTCCCCATTTTTTAAAGTTGCTTTTTCAGGATCTGTCGCCAATATAGCGCCAACTGTAAATAGTCGATCTTGAATATGCATCAAAGTGTTTTTGTAAAGTTGATCAATGTCTTGATCCCTTATGAGTCCAATGTGCGAGTTAAGCTCGTCAATAGTGCCATAGCTTTCTATTCTTATATGATGTTTTGGAACACGGGTGCCACCGAAAAGTGCTGTTGTGCCTTTGTCTCCTGTTTTTGTATATATTTTCAAGGTTTGTTGTTTAAAGTTTGGTATTCAAAGTTAAGGATTTATGATGGGAAACATTACTTAAATATGCAGAGTTCCAAATAAAAAATAAGGAAATGTGCTTTATTATAAGTTTGCTTTCCAATTCATATGGACGTAGAACATGTGAATCTTTTTTCTGTTTAATAGTTCATTTTGTCTTGATACAAAACGAACCAAAAAATCACAATCAAAATATAGGAAATTGCTAAAGCACCATTCTCTTTCGAAACTTCATGCTTGAAGCTGCGCTTCGCAATTACGTTTCTTCGTTCATTATTTCTGAATTTTGATGTTTTTCGACGTTGTCGAAATTTGGGACTTGAGTATAAACTATTGTTATGTTCTAATTCTTAGAATATGACTTTCTAAGAATATTACTGTATAGTTTGTGTCACTGCCAACTGGCGACAGCTCATTGATGACTTTGTTACACATTAAAAGTATCACTCTCAATAACACCATCGCGTAAACGAATAACACGTTTAGCATGAGCTGCGATTTCTTCTTCGTGCGTTACCATAATAACCGTATTTCCAGATTTATGAATTTCATCGAAGAGGGCCATGATTTCAGTACCTGTTTTAGAATCGAGATTCCCGGTTGGCTCATCAGCCAAGATGATGGATGGTTTGTTAACTAAAGCTCTACCGACTGCAACTCGTTGTCTTTGACCACCAGAAAGTTGATTGGGTTTGTGATCCATTCGGTCTGCTAGTCCAACATCAGTGAGTACTTGTGAAGCGCGTTCTTCTCGTTCTTTTTTGGATGCTCCAGCATAGACCATCGGTAGCGCTACATTATCTAAAGCGGTTGTTCTTGGCAGTAAATTAAAAGTTTGAAAAACAAATCCAATTTCAGTATTTCTAATGTCTGCGAGTTCATCATCAGTCATTTGGCTTACGTCATTTCCGTTTAAGTTATAAGAGCCAGCCGTTGGTGTATCTAAACAGCCTAATAGGTTCATTAGTGTGGATTTTCCAGAACCAGATGGTCCCATAATTGCCACATATTCGCCACGTTTAATGTCTAAATCAATGCCTTTTAAAACATGAACAATTTCTTGTCCTAATTTAAAATCCCTAATGATATTTCTAATTTCAATGACGTTGCCGTTCATAGTTAAAGTGTCTTGGTTGTGAAAATGTTCCTGCAAGATACAGGATTAAATAACTTCATACAATAGGACGTCAAAGTTTTGAGGTTGTTACAATCTGATTTTAAAATGTTCTTTTTCTTGTTCTTTCCTGAAGAATACGAAGCCTAAATGAAAGCCATCTACAGTTACGGTTACGGCATTATGGTTTTTTATATATTCCCAGGCTTCGGTCATGCCTTTGGACCAATAAATATCATCGAAAACGAAAACGGTTTCATTATGGGTTTTGGGCAATAAAGTTTCAAAATATTGAATGGTTGCTTGTTTATTATGATGGCCGTCGAAGTAGATGAAATCGAATTGGTTGTTTTTTATATTTGGAATAGTATCGTTAAAATTTCCTATTAAGAATTCTACATTTTTAACACCTTGATTTTCAAGTTGGGATTTCGCAAATGCCGAGGTATTTGGACAACCCTCAATAGTTGTAATTGTGGCATTGGAATTCGCTAATGACAAGGCGTAAGTTCCCATGCCTAAAGAGGTCCCTAATTCTAAACTGTTTTTAAAGTCGAAATATTTAGAAACTCTAAATAAGAGTTGAGCATCTTTTTTTGAACTACTGGATGTTTTGGCCATTTTACTGACTCTTCTTTTATGAGCGTCAAGTGTTTTAGAGCCTTCTCCAAAATCTGTGATTTGTAATATCGTCTTTGAGTTTTCTAACGTTTTCTTATAGTCAAGGAGTTTAGTGTAAGCTTCGTATGCTGTTTTATCATAAAGACATTTAGTTATGAAATTATAGACAAAAGGGGAGTGGACGCCGTGTTGGTTTGTGGAGTTTAGTAGAAATTTTATGTATTCTTTTATTTGGTACATATGTTTCTCGCACGGTTTTTTATTCGCGCAAAGGGGCAAAGTGTTACGGTTAAAAAAAAGGTAATGCGTTTAAAGACGAAATTAAACACTAATATTTTTATAATCTTTCATCTTCTATAAAAAATAAAAAAAGATAGTATTGATTATTTTTACTTTGCGCCTTTGCGCCGTTGCGAGAGACTTTAGTTTTCTAATTTCTCAGATAACTCAAACCAACGCATTTCCTTTTCTTCAATCGTATCCATGATTATTTGAAGCTTATCGGAGAGTTTTTTAATCTCGTCTTGTGATAAATCAGGATCAAGGAATTTCGCTTCCAATGTTGTTTTATCTAATTCCAACGCGCGAATCTTAGATTCTAAATTCTTGTATTCTTTTTGTTCGTTGTAATCTAACTTATTGGCTTCGTTTTGTTTTACAGCTTTGGTATTATCGATTTTTTCGGCTGGCTCAATTTCCTTTGTTTGGCTATTGTCATAAGCCCTAAAATCTGAATAGTTTCCCGGAAAATCATCAACCACGCCTTCGCCTCTAAAGACAAACATATGATCTACAATTTTATCCATAAAATAACGGTCGTGCGAAACGACAAGCAGGACGCCTGGAAAATCCATTAGAAAATCTTCTAGTACATTTAATGTGACAATGTCTAAATCATTTGTAGGCTCATCGAGAATCAACACATTAGGGTTCTGAATTAAAACGGTACATAAATAAAGTCGTTTTTGTTCTCCACCACTTAGTTTTTCCACAAAATCCCATTGTTTTTTACGGTCAAATAAAAAGCGTTCTAGCAATTGTTGGGCACTAATTTGTCGGCCTTTGGCCAATGGAATATAATCGCCAAACTCCTTGATGACATCAATGACCTTTTGGTTGGGTTTTGCTTTAATTCCGCCTTGCGTGTAATAACCAATTTTAACCGTTTCTCCAATAACAATTTTTCCAGCATCTGGTTGTAAGCTTTGGGTTAATAAGTTAAGAAATGTGGATTTTCCAGTTCCGTTTTTTCCAATGACACCAATACGTTCGCCTTTTTTAAAGGTGTATTCAAAACCATCTAAAATAGTTTTGTCTTTAAATGATTTAGAGACATTATGAAATTCAATAATCTTGCTGCCTAAACGTTCCATATTGATTTCCAACTGAATTTGGTGATCATTTCGACGTTTATGGGCTTTCGATTTTATTTCTGAAAAATCATCGATTCTACTCTTGGATTTTGTTGTACGCGCTTTTGGCTGGCGACGCATCCATTCGAGTTCTTTTTTAAAAAGTTGCTTGGCTTTACCAACTTCGGTCGCTTCGTTTTCGATTCTGGCTTCCTTTTTTTCTAAATAATACGAATAGTTTCCTTTGTAGGTGTAGAGTTGTCCCTGATCTAATTCTATAATTTCATTACAAACCCGCTCCAAAAAATAGCGATCGTGTGTGACCATAAACAAGGTTTGTTGTGTTTTGGCAAAGTAGTCTTCCAACCATTCAATCATTTCTAAATCGAGATGGTTCGTCGGTTCATCTAAAATTAGAATATCTGGTTTGCTCAACAGGGATTGTGCTAGTGCCAAGCGCTTTTTTTGCCCACCGGAAAGTGTGTTCACTTTTAAGGATAAGTCATCTAGCTTTAACTGCGAAAGTGTTTGTTGATATTGCGTTTCAAATTCCCAGGCATTGTTTCTGTCCATAGCCTCAAATGCTTTTTGATACCCTTTTGTGTCTTCAGGGTTTTTCAGCGCATTTTCGTAAGCTTCAATAATTTTGATGGTTGGAATATCTGAAGCAAAAATGGTTTCTTCGAGTGTGAGATTAGGGTCCAAATCGGGTTCTTGGTCCAGAAATGCCAGACGAAGCCCTTTTCTAATGACAATTTGCCCTTCATCAGGTGTGTCTTTGCTAGATAAAATATTAAGGATAGACGTCTTTCCACTTCCATTTTTAGCCACAAAAGCAATCTTTTGATCTTTATGGATGCTAAAGGATAAATCTTTAAATAGAACGAGTTCTCCAAAAGATTTTGATATGTTTTCTACGTTGAGGTAATTCAAACTTTTTTTTGCAAAGAACGGAAATAAACCAAAAATAATAGTATTAGTTTTGATATTACTATTGATACATTATATTTGTCTCTAAAGATCCATTATATATATGAAGCGGATAAAGCTTTTGATTATTTTGTTGAGTTGTGTCATTGTTAGTTCTTGTATCCCTCATAAGGACACTATATATCTACAAAATAAAGAGAATGCTAATTATGATAGCATTCCAAATAATTTAACCGAAATTCAGAAACCTTATAGAATTCAAGTTAATGATATTCTTAATGTCAGAGTAAAGGCATTGGATCAAGAAACAGTATCTATTTTAAACCCGGCAGGAGATACGAATTTAAATGCTGGTAGCGCTGAGCGGGCTTATTTTGATGGGTTTACAGTAGATGTTCATGGTAATATAAGGATACCGACCTTGGGTTACATAAATGTTTTAGGGTTTACTACTGAAGAAATTGAAAAAAATATTGAAAAAAAATTACTTGAAGAGCAGTTTAAAGAAACGGCTAATATCTTTGTCACTGTAAAACTTGCTGGTCTAAGATATACTGCCAATGGGGAAGTTGGTAATCCTGGAAGTCAGGTGTTGTTTACTGAACGTGTAAACATTTTTGAAGCTATTGCCAATGTTGGTGAAATACCTGTAACTGGGAATAAAAAAGATGTCAAAATTATTAGACAATATCCTCAAGGTCAAAAAATACATAGTTTGGATTTAACCGATGTAAAGGTTATGCAATCACCGTATTATTACATACAGCCTAATGATATTATTTATGTAGAACCTTTAAAACAGAAGTCTCTCGGAACAGGAACAACGGCAATTTCTAGTATTACAACAATAGCTTCCATTCTTTCGCTACTTACTACTGGAATCTTACTTTATTCAAGACTATAATTTATTATGAGAGAATACGAAGAGTTCGAAGATGCAGAGTCTCAAAGTATGACATTTGACTTTAGGGGTTTTCTTTTTAAAGTTTTAAATTTATGGAAGTTTGTTCTGGTTTGTATTGGAGCGGCCTTATTAATAGCTTACTTTGTTAATGTACGCAAACAAAATGTCTATAGGCTAGATTCCTTAATTTCCATAGATAATGATCAGAATCCCTTTTTTACGGCGAATACAAGTATATCATTTAATTGGGGTGGAGTTTCAGGTAAAGTAGGTAAGGTAATGACAGCTATTAAAACCCGTACCCATAATGAAAAAGTAGTGGATTCTCTTCAATATTATATGGAATATTTAGAAGAAGGGAAGTATCGTAAAATCGACATTTATAAACGCGCTCCTTTTGAGTTTATTATTGATAAGTCTAAGAGTCAAATTCTTAATTACCCTGTGGGAATAAGATTTTTAAATGAGAATGAATTCGAAGTATTTACTGCATTTGAAGAAAGTAGTGCGGCAGGTCAAAAGTTTGGTGATAAATCAAAGACTAGAGTTGAGGTTCCAATCGGCGTTTTTAAAAAATCGTTTAAAAGTGGAGAAACCATTAACTTACCGTTTCTTAACGGACAAATTCTAGTTAAACCGCAACGTAATATTAAGAAAGGAGCAGAGTTTTTTCTTAAGTTTAGTAATTTTGATGGCGTTGTAAATGCTTATAAGTCAAATCTTGCAATATCAACTTATTCGGAAGCTTCTTCATCTGTTTTGAAACTGCAATTGTCTGGCCACAATAAAGCTAAGATTGTAGATTTTCTCAATGCTACCTCTGCTATTTTAAGTGAAGCTGAGCTAGAACGTAAAAATTTATATGCCACCAATACCATTAAATTTATTGATAGTAGTCTGGCAGCTGTAAATTTGAACCTCAAGGATTTTAACGATGAGATGAATCAATTTCGAAGAGATAATAAGGTGTTTAATGTTAGTGACGAAATTGCTCAGATCTCAGATGAACTTCGACAAATTGAATTGGAAAAACAAGATGAAGAATCAAAATTAGACTACTTAAAGAATCTTGAGGTTTATTTGAATACCAAAACCGATTATACCGATATTGCCGCACCAACAAGTGTCGGTATAGATGAAAACAATATTCTCAATAGTGTTTCTAAAATTGTTGCTTTAGCTGCTGAACGCCAAAATCTTGAGTACACAACTAAAGAAGGGTCAGGTCTTTTTAGGGAGTTGGACAGACGCATCGACTCTGAGAAAAATGTGCTACTTGAAACAATAGATGCAACAAAGGAAACAATTGGCGTAGGAATAGCGAATTTGATTCGTAAAATTGCTAATCTTGAGTCCAAATTAGGGGAGTTGCCTGAAGACGAACAACAGTTTTTAAAGATTCAACGAAAATTAGATATTAGCCAAGAAGCGTATAATATTTACTTAGCTAAGCGTAGTGAAGCTGCCATTGTAAAAGCTGCAAATGTTTCTGATCTAAGCATTGTTGATGAAGCTAAAGATATAGGTGGAGGTTTAATAGGTCCTAATAAATCCCTCAATTATATGATGGGGCTAATGTTAGGTTTTTTTACGCCTTTACTTTTAATATTTATTGTATATCTTTTAGATAACACCATTCATGGTTCGGATGAGGTAGTCAGATTGTCCAATATTCCTATTTTAGGGTTAATTGGTAAATACCGTTATAAAAACAATTTGGTAGCTTATGAGAAGCCAAAGTCTGCAGTAGCCGAATCCTTTAGGGCGATTAGATCGAGTTTACAGTTTATTTTTAATAAGGAAGAGCAGAATACAAGAGCAAAGACTTTAATGATAACCTCTTCAGTTAGCGGTGAAGGAAAAACGTTTACATCTATTAATATTGCTACAGTTTATGCACTTTCTGGAAAAAAGACCATTTTGCTAGGACTTGATTTGCGAAAACCAAAAATCTTTGGTGATTTTAATATTACCAACGATAAAGGTGTGGTTAATTATCTTATTGGAGATAGCACTTTAGATGAGATTTCAACGCATACTCATATTGATAACTTAGACATTATCCCTTCAGGTCCTATTCCTCCTAATCCTTCAGAATTGTTAATGAGTAGTAAGATGAAGGAAATGATAGCGACGCTTAAGCGAGAGTATGACATGATTATTTTAGATACGCCGCCATTAGGTTTGGTTACTGATGCCTTAGAATTAACACAGTATGCAGATGCTACTGTTTTTATGGTGCGTTTAGATTATACCAAAAAAGGCATGCTTCAACTGGTTAATGCTAAGCATCGTAGTGGTGAATTGAAAAACGTTAGTTTTGTTCTTAATTTCTACAGACATAAGAACAATCACAATTATGGTTATGGTTATGGCTATGGTTATGGTTATGGTTACGGAGTTTATGGGAATACCTATCACGAAAAGGATAATATTTCAATATTAAAAAAAATTAAGAATTTCTTGAAAAGAATTTAATCGGTTTTAATTCCTATATTTTGATTACTAAAACTCAACTTCAGGTCAAACACTTATTTGATGTGGTTTTGGTAATTATAGTAATGCCATTAATTATAGTTCCTATTCTAATACTTGTGATTATTGCGACTATAGATACGAAAAAAATTGGCATATTTTCTCAATATCGCGTTGGTCAACATGGCAAATTGTTCAAAATATATAAAATAAGAACATTAAAAGACGGCGAGCATCAATTAGGTCATTTTGATCAGTATGCATCACCGATCGGAAAATTCTTTAGACGTACAAAACTAAATGAGTTTCCCCAGCTATTTAATATCTTAATCGGTGATATGAGTTTTGTGGGCCCAAGACCTGATTTGCAAGGTTTTGCTGACGAATTAAAGGGTGATGATAGAATTATTTTAAAAGTCAAACCAGGGATTACCGGTCCTGCATCCTTAAAATACAGGAATGAAGAATACGTATTAGAACGGCAAAAAGATCCGGATCACTACAATAGAACGATTATTTGGGTAGATAAAGTGAAAATCAATAAAAAGTATGTTATGAATTACAGTTTTTGTTTAGATTTGAAACTCATTTTAAAATCTACTTTAAACAAATGACACATTCAGAAGATAAAATTGCAATCATAGGTTTAGGCTATGTCGGTTTGCCCCTTGCCGTAGAATTTGCAAAACAATATTTTGTTATTGGTTTCGATATCAATAAACAGCGTATCAGTGAATTAAATAATGGTGTCGATAAAACATTAGAAGTCGAAAACGATAATTTAAAATCAGTATTAACTACAGATTTGAATGCTAACAAAGGACTTTATATAACAGATAATGTAGAGGCATTGGCAGTAACAAATGTTTATATTATTACCGTACCAACACCAACGGACGCTTTAAATAAGCCCGTGTTTACACCATTAATAAAAGCAAGTGAAACTGTTGGGAAAGTATTGTCTAAAAATGATATCGTTATATATGAATCAACTGTTTATCCTGGAGCAACTGAAGATATCTGTGTTCCGATTCTAGCAGAATTTTCTGGATTAAAATATAATGAAGACTTTTTTGCAGGTTACTCACCTGAACGCATAAATCCAGGTGATAAAGAGCACACAGTTACTAAAATTTTAAAGGTAACTTCAGGTTCTACACCAGAGATAGCTCAAAAAGTTAACAATTTATATTTAAAAGTTATAACAGCAGGAACGCATTTAGCACCTTCCATTAAAGTAGCTGAGGCGGCAAAGGTGATTGAGAACTCACAACGCGATATCAATATTGCTTTTGTCAACGAATTATCAAAAATATTCAGACTATTGGATATCGATACTAAAGCTGTTTTGGAAGCTGCTGGTACCAAATGGAACTTCTTAAAGTTTTCGCCAGGTTTGGTTGGTGGTCATTGTATTGGCGTCGATCCATATTATTTGGCACAAAAGGCAATTGAGTCTGGTTATAATCCTGAAATTATCTTAGCCGGTCGAAAAATGAACGATAGTATGGGAAGCTATGTTGCCACGGAAACGGTAAAGATGATGATTAAAAAAGGAGCTACCATAAAAGGATCAAAAGCTTTAGTTTTAGGAATTACTTTTAAAGAAAATTGTCCAGATATTAGAAACTCTAGAGTTATTGATATTATAGAAGAATTAGAAACTTATCATGTCAATGTAGATGTTTATGATCCATGGGCATCGAAAGAAGAAGTAAAGCATGAGTATAATTTAGACCTTATCAACGATTTTGGTGATTTAAGTTCAGATTACGATGCCGTTATCTTAGCAGTTTCACATAACGAATTCTTAAAACTGGATATCACTAAGTTGAAAAAACAAACCAGTGTTGTTTTCGATGTAAAATCATTACTTCCAATAGACACTATAGACGCAAGATTATAATGTATTCAAACCCACATCACACCACAGACCTATCAAAGTTAAGTTTTTTAATCACAGGAGGTGGAGGCTTTATTGGCTCTAATCTTACAGAATACTTACTGAAGTATAACGCTAAAAAAGTTAGGGTTTTAGATAATTTTTCTAACGGTCACCGCGAAAACTTAACAGAGTTTATGGACCATCCTGCTTTCGAATTGATAGAAAGCGATATTAGGGATTTGGACACTTGTAAAATGGCAATGGATGGGATGGACTATGTCTCTCACCAAGCCGCTTTAGGTTCTGTACCACGTTCTATCAATGATCCAGCTACAACGAATGAAGTTAATATTTCCGGATTTTTAAATATGATGATTGCTTTGAAGGATAGTCCAACGGTAAAACGTATGGTATACGCAGCGTCAAGTTCAACTTATGGAGATAGTAAAGCATTACCAAAAGTCGAGGATACCATCGGAAAACCGTTGTCACCTTACGCTGTTACAAAGTATGTCAACGAATTGTATGCCGATGTATTTGGTACTACTTATGATACTGATGTTATTGGTTTAAGATATTTTAATGTTTTTGGACCAAAGCAAAGTCCTAATGGCGCATATGCAGCAGTGATTCCTTTGTTCATGCAGGCCTTGAAAGATAATAATTCGCCTAAAATAAACGGCGATGGAGAGCAAACTAGGGACTTTACCTTTATAGATAATGTTGTTCAAGCTAATGTAAAAGGATTCTTTGCTTCTAATGATGCAAAAAATGAAGTCTTTAATGTGGCCTGTGGTGAGCGTATTACCATCAATTACTTATGGGAGTCGCTTCGGCTTGCAGCAGATTCAGACTTAAAAGCCATATATGGTCCAAACAGACAAGGTGATGTTAGGGATTCTTTAGCAGATATTTCTAAAGGCGAAAAACTATTAGGTTATAAACCAAAATATACTGTAAGGGAAGGTTTGAAGATTACTTGGGACTATTTTAATTAATGATCACAATTTAGCTGATATCAAAATAAGTTGATTTTTGTTTTTTTTACGATACTTTTACCATTGAAACTAAAGTTAAAATGTCATAAATTATCATAAATCCTTTTAAGATTAAGGCAAAATAAGGGTGTTTCTTTCGTAGTGGTAAATAGTTGCCAAATTTAATTCCTGTCCATAATAAATCTGTAAAACCCTATGTTTTAATCCATTTTAGGGCAACTTAGTAGTAATTCACAGGACGCTGATTCTAAAGAAAAATCTAAAATTGATATATAACTGTACATCAGAATATTAAAAAAGATAGTATATTTCCCGAGAATTACAATCAACTCGTTTAAACTTTTTTAATTTACTGAGACCATTTATCTTTTGAATCACATTTTATCATTACTAGCTTTCATAGTTTTTTATAGCTTCGATAACAATGGATATTTTGGCAAAGTTTAAGTGTGATTCTGCATAAATTAAAATTGGCACTAACAAGTCAAATTAATTTTAACACGATATCTATCGATACACTAACATTCAAAAGGGTTATTCGAGTTTAATCTATAAATTAAATAGTTTTTAATTGATGACAAATATTTTGGTTACTGGCGGAGCAGGTCAGTTAGGAAGTACATTAGCGTCTAAACTGGCGTTAAAAAAAAATGTTACAATTGTTATAATAGATAACTTATCCACGGGTAGCAGACTCAAAGTTCCCGTTCGGGATAATATAAAATTTATTAAGGCAGATGTCAATAACTACAAAGACATCATGTCTATTTTTGCCACCTTTAGATTCAAGTATGTATTCCATTTTGCAGCAGTTGTTGGCGTGGAAAGAACATTAGAAAATCCAATTGCTGTATTAGATGATATTGATGGCATTAAAAATATATTGTCATTATCGAAAAACTCTGGAGTAGAGCGCGTATTTTATTCAAGTTCATCCGAAGTTTATGGCGAACCGTTCGAAATTCCGCAAAATGAAAATACAACACCATTAAATAGTAGATTACCATATGCCATTGTTAAAAATGTGGGTGAGGCATTTTTTAGATCCTATCAGCGGGAATATGATTTAGACTATACTATTTTTCGCTTTTTTAATACATATGGGCCTTCGCAAAGTGATGATTTTGTGATGCCGAGATTTATAAAATTGGCCATGA encodes:
- a CDS encoding cob(I)yrinic acid a,c-diamide adenosyltransferase; translation: MKIYTKTGDKGTTALFGGTRVPKHHIRIESYGTIDELNSHIGLIRDQDIDQLYKNTLMHIQDRLFTVGAILATDPEKATLKNGEQRLKIPKISNEDIDKLEKEMDIMEDSLPQMTHFVLPGGHQTVSFCHIARTVCRRAERLASHLNDLEPFQPETLMYINRLSDYLFVLARKLSHDLQAEEIKWIPEKTS
- a CDS encoding SDR family oxidoreductase produces the protein MYSNPHHTTDLSKLSFLITGGGGFIGSNLTEYLLKYNAKKVRVLDNFSNGHRENLTEFMDHPAFELIESDIRDLDTCKMAMDGMDYVSHQAALGSVPRSINDPATTNEVNISGFLNMMIALKDSPTVKRMVYAASSSTYGDSKALPKVEDTIGKPLSPYAVTKYVNELYADVFGTTYDTDVIGLRYFNVFGPKQSPNGAYAAVIPLFMQALKDNNSPKINGDGEQTRDFTFIDNVVQANVKGFFASNDAKNEVFNVACGERITINYLWESLRLAADSDLKAIYGPNRQGDVRDSLADISKGEKLLGYKPKYTVREGLKITWDYFN
- a CDS encoding polysaccharide biosynthesis tyrosine autokinase, with protein sequence MREYEEFEDAESQSMTFDFRGFLFKVLNLWKFVLVCIGAALLIAYFVNVRKQNVYRLDSLISIDNDQNPFFTANTSISFNWGGVSGKVGKVMTAIKTRTHNEKVVDSLQYYMEYLEEGKYRKIDIYKRAPFEFIIDKSKSQILNYPVGIRFLNENEFEVFTAFEESSAAGQKFGDKSKTRVEVPIGVFKKSFKSGETINLPFLNGQILVKPQRNIKKGAEFFLKFSNFDGVVNAYKSNLAISTYSEASSSVLKLQLSGHNKAKIVDFLNATSAILSEAELERKNLYATNTIKFIDSSLAAVNLNLKDFNDEMNQFRRDNKVFNVSDEIAQISDELRQIELEKQDEESKLDYLKNLEVYLNTKTDYTDIAAPTSVGIDENNILNSVSKIVALAAERQNLEYTTKEGSGLFRELDRRIDSEKNVLLETIDATKETIGVGIANLIRKIANLESKLGELPEDEQQFLKIQRKLDISQEAYNIYLAKRSEAAIVKAANVSDLSIVDEAKDIGGGLIGPNKSLNYMMGLMLGFFTPLLLIFIVYLLDNTIHGSDEVVRLSNIPILGLIGKYRYKNNLVAYEKPKSAVAESFRAIRSSLQFIFNKEEQNTRAKTLMITSSVSGEGKTFTSINIATVYALSGKKTILLGLDLRKPKIFGDFNITNDKGVVNYLIGDSTLDEISTHTHIDNLDIIPSGPIPPNPSELLMSSKMKEMIATLKREYDMIILDTPPLGLVTDALELTQYADATVFMVRLDYTKKGMLQLVNAKHRSGELKNVSFVLNFYRHKNNHNYGYGYGYGYGYGYGVYGNTYHEKDNISILKKIKNFLKRI
- a CDS encoding ABC-F family ATP-binding cassette domain-containing protein — translated: MNYLNVENISKSFGELVLFKDLSFSIHKDQKIAFVAKNGSGKTSILNILSSKDTPDEGQIVIRKGLRLAFLDQEPDLDPNLTLEETIFASDIPTIKIIEAYENALKNPEDTKGYQKAFEAMDRNNAWEFETQYQQTLSQLKLDDLSLKVNTLSGGQKKRLALAQSLLSKPDILILDEPTNHLDLEMIEWLEDYFAKTQQTLFMVTHDRYFLERVCNEIIELDQGQLYTYKGNYSYYLEKKEARIENEATEVGKAKQLFKKELEWMRRQPKARTTKSKSRIDDFSEIKSKAHKRRNDHQIQLEINMERLGSKIIEFHNVSKSFKDKTILDGFEYTFKKGERIGVIGKNGTGKSTFLNLLTQSLQPDAGKIVIGETVKIGYYTQGGIKAKPNQKVIDVIKEFGDYIPLAKGRQISAQQLLERFLFDRKKQWDFVEKLSGGEQKRLYLCTVLIQNPNVLILDEPTNDLDIVTLNVLEDFLMDFPGVLLVVSHDRYFMDKIVDHMFVFRGEGVVDDFPGNYSDFRAYDNSQTKEIEPAEKIDNTKAVKQNEANKLDYNEQKEYKNLESKIRALELDKTTLEAKFLDPDLSQDEIKKLSDKLQIIMDTIEEKEMRWFELSEKLEN
- a CDS encoding nucleotide sugar dehydrogenase; translated protein: MTHSEDKIAIIGLGYVGLPLAVEFAKQYFVIGFDINKQRISELNNGVDKTLEVENDNLKSVLTTDLNANKGLYITDNVEALAVTNVYIITVPTPTDALNKPVFTPLIKASETVGKVLSKNDIVIYESTVYPGATEDICVPILAEFSGLKYNEDFFAGYSPERINPGDKEHTVTKILKVTSGSTPEIAQKVNNLYLKVITAGTHLAPSIKVAEAAKVIENSQRDINIAFVNELSKIFRLLDIDTKAVLEAAGTKWNFLKFSPGLVGGHCIGVDPYYLAQKAIESGYNPEIILAGRKMNDSMGSYVATETVKMMIKKGATIKGSKALVLGITFKENCPDIRNSRVIDIIEELETYHVNVDVYDPWASKEEVKHEYNLDLINDFGDLSSDYDAVILAVSHNEFLKLDITKLKKQTSVVFDVKSLLPIDTIDARL
- a CDS encoding O-methyltransferase, producing the protein MYQIKEYIKFLLNSTNQHGVHSPFVYNFITKCLYDKTAYEAYTKLLDYKKTLENSKTILQITDFGEGSKTLDAHKRRVSKMAKTSSSSKKDAQLLFRVSKYFDFKNSLELGTSLGMGTYALSLANSNATITTIEGCPNTSAFAKSQLENQGVKNVEFLIGNFNDTIPNIKNNQFDFIYFDGHHNKQATIQYFETLLPKTHNETVFVFDDIYWSKGMTEAWEYIKNHNAVTVTVDGFHLGFVFFRKEQEKEHFKIRL
- a CDS encoding ABC transporter ATP-binding protein, producing MNGNVIEIRNIIRDFKLGQEIVHVLKGIDLDIKRGEYVAIMGPSGSGKSTLMNLLGCLDTPTAGSYNLNGNDVSQMTDDELADIRNTEIGFVFQTFNLLPRTTALDNVALPMVYAGASKKEREERASQVLTDVGLADRMDHKPNQLSGGQRQRVAVGRALVNKPSIILADEPTGNLDSKTGTEIMALFDEIHKSGNTVIMVTHEEEIAAHAKRVIRLRDGVIESDTFNV
- a CDS encoding sugar transferase translates to MITKTQLQVKHLFDVVLVIIVMPLIIVPILILVIIATIDTKKIGIFSQYRVGQHGKLFKIYKIRTLKDGEHQLGHFDQYASPIGKFFRRTKLNEFPQLFNILIGDMSFVGPRPDLQGFADELKGDDRIILKVKPGITGPASLKYRNEEYVLERQKDPDHYNRTIIWVDKVKINKKYVMNYSFCLDLKLILKSTLNK
- a CDS encoding polysaccharide biosynthesis/export family protein; protein product: MKRIKLLIILLSCVIVSSCIPHKDTIYLQNKENANYDSIPNNLTEIQKPYRIQVNDILNVRVKALDQETVSILNPAGDTNLNAGSAERAYFDGFTVDVHGNIRIPTLGYINVLGFTTEEIEKNIEKKLLEEQFKETANIFVTVKLAGLRYTANGEVGNPGSQVLFTERVNIFEAIANVGEIPVTGNKKDVKIIRQYPQGQKIHSLDLTDVKVMQSPYYYIQPNDIIYVEPLKQKSLGTGTTAISSITTIASILSLLTTGILLYSRL